The following proteins are encoded in a genomic region of Gimesia algae:
- a CDS encoding zinc-dependent alcohol dehydrogenase family protein has protein sequence MLTRAAVLHEMQRPTPYAISKPLVIEELNLADPGPGEVLVEMAGAGLCHSDLSTIDGSRPRVMPMVMGHEASGIVREVGPGVHDLQPDDHVVFSFVPLCGHCIPCATGRPALCEPGAAANTAGTLLSGRRPFSSISGQEINHHLGVAAFAEHTVVAQESLIKIDSQLPLSTAALFGCAVMTGVGAVVNTAKIEPGSSVAVFGLGGVGLSTVMGARAAGAETIFAIDLLPDKLERATQVGATHTINASEEDPVQLIKDIQNGVDYTFESVGNELVLQQAYAATKRGGTTITIGLPHPGKMFSVPAVSLVAEERTIKGSYMGSAVPRRDLPRFIAAYQAVLFPVDKLLTSTIQLAEINEAFDALATGTAVRQVITFEK, from the coding sequence ATGTTAACCCGCGCCGCTGTTCTCCATGAAATGCAACGTCCGACTCCCTACGCGATTTCCAAGCCGCTGGTCATTGAAGAACTCAATCTCGCCGATCCCGGCCCCGGTGAAGTCCTCGTGGAAATGGCCGGCGCCGGCCTCTGTCACTCCGACCTCTCCACGATTGACGGTTCGCGCCCCCGCGTGATGCCGATGGTGATGGGACACGAAGCCAGTGGCATCGTCCGTGAAGTCGGTCCCGGCGTTCACGATCTCCAGCCCGATGATCACGTCGTCTTTTCGTTCGTCCCCCTCTGTGGTCACTGCATTCCCTGCGCCACGGGTCGCCCCGCGTTATGCGAACCCGGCGCAGCAGCAAATACCGCCGGCACATTACTTTCCGGCCGCCGTCCTTTCAGTAGCATCTCTGGTCAGGAAATCAACCACCATCTCGGCGTCGCCGCCTTTGCCGAACACACGGTCGTCGCCCAGGAATCGCTGATCAAAATCGATTCCCAACTCCCTCTCAGCACCGCGGCCCTGTTTGGCTGCGCCGTGATGACGGGCGTCGGCGCGGTCGTCAATACAGCGAAGATAGAACCCGGTTCCAGCGTCGCCGTCTTCGGTCTGGGTGGCGTCGGCTTAAGTACCGTCATGGGCGCCCGCGCCGCGGGGGCTGAAACCATCTTCGCCATCGATCTGCTCCCCGATAAACTCGAACGCGCCACCCAGGTCGGCGCGACACATACGATCAACGCCAGTGAAGAAGATCCGGTCCAGCTGATCAAAGACATCCAGAACGGCGTCGATTATACCTTCGAAAGCGTTGGTAACGAGTTGGTCCTCCAGCAGGCTTACGCTGCCACTAAAAGAGGCGGCACCACCATCACCATCGGCCTGCCACATCCCGGCAAAATGTTCTCCGTCCCCGCCGTCAGCCTGGTCGCGGAAGAACGCACGATCAAAGGCTCCTACATGGGCTCCGCCGTCCCCCGCCGCGATTTACCCCGCTTCATCGCCGCGTACCAGGCCGTTCTGTTCCCCGTCGACAAACTGCTGACCAGTACCATTCAGCTGGCTGAAATTAATGAAGCCTTCGACGCCCTCGCCACCGGCACCGCCGTTCGACAGGTGATTACGTTTGAGAAGTAA
- a CDS encoding SGNH/GDSL hydrolase family protein, which translates to MNPIVYHCASGQAFFTGVTLVLLSALLSLRESSLARRGMVFSLVIGGLAMAVSSTPLPWWFYGVATLVTLVWLGTAYKKRWRKAAAEAMVGIWLLGLLLEVPYHLTPGVEPVSTRRLAVIGDSVTAGLGDAQTETWPRILAREHDIEVQDLSHVGDTVFTARRRVAETNIDAPLVLLEIGGNDVLGSTTPAEFATHLDLLLTQLASPGRQLVMLELPLPPFYHAFGRIQRRLAKKHGVKLVPKRVLLSILAGGDATLDSIHLLRRDSRRWRMWCGGLWGRVIRLIKSNNNSKYAVKNGLRDNRG; encoded by the coding sequence ATGAATCCGATAGTTTATCACTGTGCCTCGGGACAGGCGTTTTTTACGGGGGTGACGCTGGTGCTGCTGTCGGCGTTGTTGTCGCTGCGTGAGAGTTCACTTGCGCGGCGGGGGATGGTGTTTTCGCTGGTGATTGGTGGGCTGGCGATGGCGGTCTCTTCGACTCCCCTGCCCTGGTGGTTTTATGGGGTCGCGACGCTGGTGACGCTGGTCTGGCTGGGAACCGCTTATAAGAAACGCTGGCGGAAGGCAGCGGCGGAGGCCATGGTGGGAATCTGGCTGCTGGGGCTGCTGTTGGAAGTGCCGTATCATCTGACGCCGGGAGTGGAACCGGTTTCTACGCGACGTCTGGCGGTGATTGGGGACTCGGTGACGGCGGGACTGGGAGATGCACAGACGGAAACGTGGCCGCGCATTCTGGCGCGGGAGCATGACATTGAAGTACAGGACTTATCGCATGTGGGGGATACGGTGTTTACGGCAAGGCGGCGGGTCGCTGAGACAAACATCGATGCGCCGCTGGTGTTGCTGGAAATTGGCGGGAATGATGTCCTGGGGAGTACCACGCCGGCTGAGTTTGCGACCCACCTGGATTTGTTGTTGACCCAGCTGGCATCGCCGGGACGTCAGCTGGTGATGCTGGAATTGCCACTACCTCCGTTTTATCATGCGTTTGGCCGGATTCAACGGAGACTGGCGAAAAAACATGGAGTGAAGCTGGTGCCGAAACGGGTGTTGCTGTCAATCCTCGCGGGGGGAGATGCGACGCTGGATTCGATTCATCTTCTCAGGCGGGACAGCAGAAGATGGCGGATGTGGTGTGGGGGATTGTGGGGTCGGGTTATTCGTCTGATTAAATCGAACAATAATTCAAAATATGCAGTCAAAAATGGATTGAGAGACAACCGGGGCTAA
- a CDS encoding DUF3592 domain-containing protein, whose amino-acid sequence MSGWNTSSSEKPPTEKELYCPRNFYLGISIGPVLTLVGLDLFIFHFLSDIQDYYKFKDTVPTPVIKVLKVELSVGEDNTEEVCVNYEYKTNGKIYTGDRASIYRGRDNFGSFHRDLYQRIKLFQENKSDELVCYVNPQNPAESVIDNSSRPSRFLAELVFSLIALGWGLNMCIGTLLNKKRYFKSD is encoded by the coding sequence ATGTCGGGGTGGAATACCAGTTCAAGTGAGAAACCTCCTACAGAAAAGGAATTGTATTGTCCGCGGAATTTTTATCTGGGAATCTCGATTGGTCCGGTGCTGACTTTAGTCGGGCTAGATTTATTCATTTTTCATTTTCTGTCTGACATACAGGATTATTACAAATTTAAGGACACTGTTCCCACACCCGTGATCAAGGTATTGAAGGTCGAACTCTCTGTTGGTGAAGATAATACGGAAGAGGTTTGTGTGAATTATGAATACAAAACTAACGGAAAAATCTACACTGGCGATCGCGCATCCATATATCGTGGGAGAGACAATTTTGGTTCTTTTCACCGCGACCTGTATCAGAGGATCAAGTTGTTTCAGGAAAATAAGAGTGACGAATTAGTCTGTTATGTAAATCCGCAGAATCCTGCTGAGTCAGTTATTGATAATTCGTCTCGCCCCAGTCGCTTTCTTGCGGAACTGGTGTTTTCTTTAATCGCCCTTGGTTGGGGACTGAATATGTGCATTGGAACGCTGTTGAACAAGAAACGCTATTTTAAGTCGGATTAA
- a CDS encoding DUF1553 domain-containing protein, translated as MPVPIRNLILPAIITVCLSSSFWTTLQTVSAAEPSKKTPRIEFNRDIRPILSEKCLHCHGPDPATREADLRLDDPTDVKQPRDGYAIINQKSPADSELLERLLTLDTDLKMPPADSGKEISAAEIKLIQAWVEQGAEYQQHWSFIPPQRPELPAVKETNWSQTPLDHFVLARLKREQLPPSPRADKATLCRRLSLDLTGLPPTLDELETFLNDHTPQAYEKLVDRLLSSPHYGEHRARYWLDAARYADTSGYFTDEAWEMWHWRDWVINAFNQNMPFDQFTIEQLAGDLLPTPTQDQLIATGFHRNHMTTLETGIIDEEYRVEYIVDRIDTTSTVWMGLTAGCARCHDHKYDPLSQKEFYQLFAFFNNTPETGNTHTVGNAKPILKIPTKDYLNREQQLKDELAALEQAHQQRETQLKSQQKQWEETARNNLTSPASDQLVIHEPLDEITNSKSLTSMGPVEIKPGFVGSAANFDGTALLESNTPFRFTRDKPFTLAAWINPASGGPICLFSQNDDTNQLRGFDIMLRKGKLSVHLIHKWNSNAIQVVTDAGIRTGRWQHLLVTYDGSSSAAGVHIFINGEPQTTSAPYDRLTGDIAVDEPFRIGRRSTSAFYKGALDDLRIYQRPFSPDEARELADGQFLNGLLSIPAEKRTTQQQQELRDYFLKNAAPDSLRTAENQLAKLRSRLTKLQKNIPTTMIMHENEKPRETFVLLRGVYDQHGEKVTAAVPQVLPAFSTQLPTNRLGLARWLTSPDHPLTARVYVNRLWQQLFGVGLVKTVGDFGSQGEWPSHPELLDWLAVEFQQSGWDVKHLLKQIVLSSTYQQSSRVTDELYERDPENRLLARGPRFRLDAETVRDNALQISGLLVAKQGGPSVKPYQPPGLWEAVSYDGNVTYKQSTGDGLYRRSLYTYWKRQSPPPGLMAFDAPTRETCTVSRPRTNTPLQALVLMNDPTYIEAARVLATQTLKRQATAAERIEFLFRAATSRPPTKAEQQILSRILQQQTSIYQHNPAAAAKLINVGETPVDKTLKPNELAAWTMLASMIFNMDETLTKQ; from the coding sequence ATGCCTGTACCAATACGGAACCTGATCCTGCCTGCAATCATCACGGTCTGCCTGAGTTCGTCTTTCTGGACGACACTTCAGACCGTTTCGGCAGCCGAGCCTTCGAAAAAAACGCCGCGCATCGAATTCAACCGCGACATCCGCCCGATCCTCTCTGAAAAATGTCTGCACTGTCACGGCCCCGATCCCGCTACCCGGGAAGCCGACCTGCGACTCGATGATCCGACAGACGTGAAACAGCCTCGCGACGGTTATGCCATCATCAATCAAAAGTCACCTGCAGACAGTGAACTGCTCGAACGACTGCTGACATTAGACACCGATCTCAAAATGCCTCCCGCCGATTCCGGAAAAGAAATTTCCGCAGCGGAAATCAAATTGATACAGGCCTGGGTCGAGCAGGGGGCAGAGTATCAGCAGCACTGGTCCTTCATTCCGCCACAACGGCCCGAATTGCCTGCGGTAAAAGAAACGAACTGGTCTCAAACTCCCCTTGATCATTTCGTACTCGCTCGTCTGAAACGGGAACAGTTACCACCGTCCCCCCGCGCGGATAAAGCCACACTCTGCCGTCGGCTTTCACTTGATCTGACCGGTCTACCTCCCACGCTCGACGAACTGGAAACGTTCCTCAACGATCATACTCCCCAGGCGTACGAGAAGCTGGTCGACCGTCTGCTTAGCTCTCCCCATTACGGCGAACACCGGGCCCGCTACTGGCTCGACGCCGCCCGTTACGCCGACACCAGCGGATATTTCACCGACGAAGCATGGGAGATGTGGCACTGGCGGGACTGGGTCATCAACGCCTTCAATCAGAACATGCCCTTCGATCAGTTTACCATCGAACAACTGGCGGGTGACCTGCTACCCACGCCCACCCAAGACCAGCTCATCGCCACCGGCTTCCACCGCAATCACATGACTACCTTGGAGACTGGCATCATCGATGAAGAATACCGCGTCGAATACATCGTCGACCGGATCGATACCACGTCCACCGTCTGGATGGGCCTGACCGCCGGCTGTGCCCGCTGCCACGATCACAAATACGACCCGCTCTCCCAGAAAGAGTTCTATCAGCTCTTCGCCTTTTTCAATAACACACCCGAAACCGGCAACACCCACACGGTCGGCAATGCCAAACCGATTCTCAAGATTCCCACGAAAGATTATCTCAACCGCGAACAGCAGCTCAAAGACGAACTCGCAGCGCTGGAACAAGCACACCAACAGCGCGAGACACAACTCAAATCGCAACAGAAACAGTGGGAAGAAACTGCGCGCAACAATCTCACGTCTCCGGCCTCCGATCAACTGGTGATCCACGAACCGCTGGACGAAATCACCAACAGCAAGTCGCTGACTTCAATGGGACCGGTCGAAATCAAACCGGGGTTTGTCGGTTCCGCTGCGAACTTCGACGGCACCGCACTGTTGGAAAGTAACACGCCATTCCGCTTCACACGCGACAAACCGTTTACGCTGGCTGCCTGGATCAACCCCGCCTCCGGTGGCCCCATCTGTCTGTTCTCTCAGAACGACGATACCAACCAGCTCCGCGGCTTCGATATCATGCTCCGCAAAGGCAAACTCTCCGTCCACCTGATCCACAAATGGAATTCCAACGCCATCCAGGTCGTCACCGACGCCGGCATCCGCACCGGTCGCTGGCAACATCTGCTCGTCACCTATGACGGCTCCTCCTCCGCAGCCGGCGTTCACATTTTTATCAACGGCGAACCGCAGACCACCTCCGCCCCTTACGACAGACTCACCGGCGACATTGCCGTCGACGAACCATTCCGCATCGGCCGCCGCAGCACCAGTGCCTTCTACAAAGGCGCACTCGACGACCTGCGAATTTATCAGCGTCCATTCTCACCCGACGAAGCCCGGGAACTCGCCGACGGACAATTCCTCAACGGCCTGCTTTCCATCCCTGCCGAAAAACGCACTACGCAACAGCAGCAGGAACTCCGCGACTATTTCCTTAAAAACGCCGCCCCTGATTCCCTGCGTACCGCCGAGAATCAACTGGCTAAACTCCGCAGCCGACTCACCAAGCTGCAGAAGAACATTCCCACCACGATGATCATGCATGAAAACGAAAAACCGCGGGAGACCTTCGTTCTGCTGCGAGGCGTTTACGATCAGCATGGCGAAAAAGTGACCGCCGCTGTGCCCCAGGTCCTGCCCGCATTCTCCACGCAACTCCCCACCAATCGTCTCGGCCTGGCCCGCTGGCTCACCAGTCCCGATCATCCGCTGACCGCCCGCGTGTATGTGAACCGTCTCTGGCAGCAGTTGTTCGGTGTCGGCCTCGTCAAAACCGTCGGCGACTTCGGTTCGCAGGGGGAATGGCCCAGTCATCCGGAACTGCTCGACTGGCTGGCCGTCGAATTCCAGCAAAGTGGCTGGGATGTCAAACACCTGCTGAAACAGATCGTCCTCTCGTCCACTTATCAACAATCCTCCCGCGTGACCGATGAACTTTACGAACGCGATCCCGAAAACCGTCTGCTGGCCCGCGGCCCCCGTTTCCGTCTCGACGCCGAAACCGTCCGCGATAACGCCCTGCAGATCAGCGGCCTGCTCGTGGCGAAGCAGGGGGGACCGAGCGTCAAACCATATCAGCCCCCCGGCCTCTGGGAAGCGGTCTCTTACGATGGCAATGTCACTTACAAACAAAGCACTGGCGACGGACTCTACCGCCGCAGCCTGTATACTTACTGGAAGCGTCAGAGCCCACCCCCCGGGCTGATGGCCTTCGATGCCCCCACACGCGAAACCTGCACCGTCTCTCGCCCTCGCACCAACACGCCGCTGCAGGCGCTCGTATTAATGAACGATCCTACTTACATCGAAGCGGCTCGCGTCCTTGCCACGCAGACATTAAAACGACAGGCAACCGCTGCCGAACGCATCGAGTTCCTGTTCCGCGCCGCCACCAGTCGCCCGCCCACTAAAGCCGAACAGCAGATTCTCAGCCGCATCCTCCAGCAGCAAACGAGCATCTATCAACACAACCCCGCAGCCGCTGCAAAACTGATCAATGTCGGCGAAACTCCGGTCGACAAAACACTGAAACCAAACGAACTCGCTGCCTGGACGATGCTGGCCAGCATG